The following coding sequences are from one Solea solea chromosome 4, fSolSol10.1, whole genome shotgun sequence window:
- the LOC131459028 gene encoding myb/SANT-like DNA-binding domain-containing protein 2, with protein MAASSTVETSPEILTPLKIPKTEVPSPESEDLSDSNQYHSNPPTPNRFSPLNVASGTAGRTAASSSSSNSFTACRGMSWTPSETNALIAVWGNERLTEARMQQLEVAGTVFSGKAPGPAMYERVSRALSELGYERTPSQCRERMKTLRRCYSRVKEHGIGKRKSSYTLEQLEKVFGQGGWDSQSCAPVLINSSGLYQEMESDSSTLEDFSQEDWCNQALDSAFQEGDMETEEIQVPKSRALQIQAELSEQIQKRDMMQTVMRILDSVELKWEHFQTWTDFSRLHLSNKLAIFGVGYNTRWREAVRYHYAEISSQVPLGKRLREYFNPEKPEGRIIMTKVQKMNWKNVYYKFLDITISEARCLELHMEVDWIPVSKSRDPCCSNGTYHYLLPGDIPKAYGLYAVGYEAPCSSSVAAHASPLSDVEDHSLPRWDSEHGARRLADGEGVGQSGRTGAKVTYCYLGIAEDRTIQQCLFQHFQGSSKHHVHGEPSTLTHFLHENSRGGVASQDGVESLRHFNIYLKFIEVELDFLSAGSLVECLETAVGYPLKYNNNNNRDAF; from the exons ATGGCGGCGTCCAGTACCGTGGAGACCTCTCCGGAGATATTAACGCCGTTAAAGATCCCCAAAACCGAGGTGCCATCCCCGGAGTCGGAGGATTTGAGTGACAGTAACCAATACCACTCCAACCCCCCGACGCCAAACCGCTTCTCGCCTCTGAACGTGGCCTCGGGCACCGCGGGCCGGACggcggcctcctcctcctcctccaacagcTTCACCGCTTGCCGCGGGATGTCATGGACCCCATCCGAGACGAACGCGCTCATCGCGGTGTGGGGCAACGAGAGGCTGACGGAGGCGAGAATGCAGCAGCTGGAGGTGGCGGGCACCGTGTTCTCCGGGAAAGCCCCCGGTCCTGCCATGTACGAGCGGGTGTCCAGAGCTTTGTCTGAGCTGGGATACGAGAGGACCCCCTCCCAGTGCAGGGAGAGGATGAAG ACGCTGCGGCGGTGCTACAGCCGCGTGAAGGAGCACGGCATCGGCAAGCGGAAGAGCAGCTACACTTTGGAGCAGCTGGAGAAGGTGTTCGGTCAGGGCGGCTGGGACTCCCAGAGCTGTGCCCCCGTGCTGATCAACAGCAGCGGCCTGTATCAGGAGATGGAGTCCGATAGCAGCACCCTGGAGGACTTCTCCCAGGAGGACTGGTGCAACCAGGCGCTGGACTCCGCCTTCCAGGAGGGAGACATGGAGACCG aaGAAATCCAGGTGCCTAAAAGCCGAGCTCTACAGATTCAAGCAGAGCTGTCGGAGCAAATCCA aAAAAGGGACATGATGCAGACCGTGATGCGCATCCTGGATTCGGTGGAGCTGAAATGGGAGCATTTCCAAACGTGGACCGACTTCTCGCGGCTGCACCTCTCCAACAAACTGGCCATCTTCGGCGTGGGCTACAACACACGCTGGCGCGAGGCCGTCCGGTACCACTACGCCGAAATCAGCTCCCAGGTGCCGCTCGGCAAAAGGCTCCGCGAGTACTTCAACCCCGAGAAGCCCGAGGGCCGCATCATCATGACCAAAGTTCAAAAGATGAACTGGAAGAACGTCTACTACAAGTTCCTAGACATCACCATCAGCGAGGCGCGCTGCCTGGAGCTGCACATGGAGGTGGACTGGATCCCTGTGTCCAAGTCTAGAGATCCATGCTGCAGCAATGGCACATACCACTACCTCCTTCCAGGGGACATCCCCAAGGCGTACGGACTCTACGCCGTCGGCTATGAGGCGCCGTGTTCCTCCAGTGTCGCCGCTCACGCCTCTCCCCTGAGTGACGTTGAAGACCACAGCTTACCTCGGTGGGATTCAGAACATGGAGCTCGGCGTCTGGCTGACGGAGAGGGAGTTGGGCAGAGTGGCAGGACTGGGGCTAAAGTCACGTACTGCTACCTGGGCATAGCTGAGGACAGGACCATACAGCAGTGCCTCTTCCAGCACTTTCAGGGTTCCAGCAAACACCACGTCCACGGGGAGCCCTCGACGTTGACACATTTCTTGCACGAGAACTCCCGCGGCGGCGTCGCGAGTCAGGACGGCGTCGAATCATTgcgacattttaacatttacctAAAATTCATTGAGGTGGAGCTGGACTTCCTCTCAGCAGGGTCCCTGGTGGAGTGCCTGGAAACCGCTGTGGGTTATCCGttgaaatacaacaacaacaacaacagagacgcGTTTTAA